The following coding sequences lie in one Gemmatimonadota bacterium genomic window:
- a CDS encoding DUF4082 domain-containing protein produces the protein MRRFRLVPALALALLVAPTAARAQLGVDFTSASDANNGWFSLGWSFNVLTPFSVSGLGFYDAGKDGLNQSHEVGLWTSGGTLLASATVSSSDPLISFWRFATITPVNLGVGSYIISGASHNELYPLNNSVGTVFDSKITYGTDWWTGGDPLVFPTTSNGLNAGNPGWLAVNFLEENPNHPQDIAPEPATMSLLATGLAGLAAAGRRKKILRS, from the coding sequence ATGCGTCGCTTCCGTCTGGTCCCTGCTCTCGCCCTCGCACTGCTCGTGGCGCCGACCGCTGCACGAGCTCAGCTGGGGGTGGACTTCACCTCGGCGAGTGACGCGAACAACGGCTGGTTTTCTCTCGGCTGGAGCTTCAACGTGCTGACGCCGTTCAGCGTGAGCGGCCTGGGGTTCTACGATGCCGGGAAAGATGGTCTCAACCAGTCTCATGAGGTCGGATTGTGGACGAGCGGTGGGACGCTCCTGGCTAGCGCGACGGTCAGCAGCAGCGACCCGCTCATCTCGTTCTGGCGGTTCGCCACGATCACACCGGTCAATCTTGGCGTCGGCTCCTACATCATTTCGGGCGCGAGCCACAATGAGTTGTACCCCTTGAACAACTCTGTCGGGACGGTCTTTGACTCGAAGATCACCTACGGGACCGACTGGTGGACCGGCGGAGACCCGTTGGTGTTCCCGACGACCAGCAACGGACTGAACGCAGGAAACCCGGGTTGGCTGGCGGTGAACTTCCTAGAAGAGAACCCCAACCACCCGCAGGACATCGCCCCCGAGCCGGCCACGATGTCGCTGCTGGCCACCGGCCTTGCGGGCCTTGCCGCCGCCGGCCGCCGGAAGAAGATTCTGCGAAGCTGA